One window of Nicotiana tomentosiformis chromosome 11, ASM39032v3, whole genome shotgun sequence genomic DNA carries:
- the LOC138901334 gene encoding uncharacterized protein: MYGHALKDMKPALQQVHHKWQDQIELLEKYTLTLQITKVIWEYPSPGWVKVNTYGASRGNLGRSAIGFVLRNEGTNTEAEEKAVLEAMRYCVEHDYILIELHIDSILIKNVVNGEWSIPWCVAEYVEEIKELIARCNVTVAHTLRERNSLADHLANYALEFGSIEAHCFWELDIQGRRIVNNDKLQCPYLRIRVARN; the protein is encoded by the exons ATGTATGGGCATGCTTTGAAGGACAT GAAACCTGCCCTTCAGCAAGTCCATCACAAATGGCAAGATCAGATTGAGCTGCTGGAGAAATACACACTAACGTTACAGATTACTAAGGTTATATGGGAGTATCCAAGCCCAGGGTGGGTGAAGGTCAACACATATGGGGCTTCTAGGGGCAATCTTGGGAGAAGTGCTATTGGCTTTGTGCTGAGAAATGAGGGGACCAATACAGAAGCAGAAGAAAAGGCAGTTTTGGAGGCTATGAGGTACTGTGTAGAACATGACTACATTCTTATTGAGTTGCACATAGATTCAATATTGATAAAAAATGTTGTGAATGGAGAGTGGTCTATCCCTTGGTGTGTGGCTGAATATGTGGAGGAAATTAAGGAACTCATAGCACGATGCAATGTAACTGTGGCTCATACACTAAGGGAGAGAAATAGTTTGGCTGACCATCTAGCTAACTATGCATTAGAGTTTGGATCTATTGAGGCACACTGTTTTTGGGAGCTAGATATACAGGGGAGGAGGATAGTGAATAATGACAAACTACAATGCCCTTATCTAAGAATAAGAGTTGCAAGAAATTAG
- the LOC138901335 gene encoding uncharacterized protein, whose protein sequence is MINKGCIYHLVWVTDNDAEAPTLESVPVVKEFSEVFPDELLGIPLDREIGFGIDVMLGTQPISILSYRMAPAKLKELKEQLKEAIKVDPQKISTVKNWSRPTMPTEICSFLGLAGNYRKFMEGFSTLASPLTKLTQKAVKF, encoded by the exons atgattaacaaggggtgtatctatcacttgGTTTGGGTTACTGACaacgatgctgaggcacctacactcgagtcaGTGCCAGTTGTGAAAGAATTTtcggaggtctttcctgatgagcttcttgggattCCACTAGATAGGGAGATTggttttgggattgatgtgatgctaggCACACAACCTATATCCATTCTgtcctacagaatggcaccagcaaaattgaaggaactaaaggaacaattgaa agaagcaatcaaggttgatcctcaaaagatttcaacAGTAAAGAATTGGTCTAGACCTACAATGCCTACCGAGAtttgcagtttcttaggcttagcaggGAATTACAGGAAGTTTATGgaagggttctctactcttgcctctccgttgactaaattgactcagaaagcagttaagttctaa